ttattaatgaagCCATATATCAGATAAATCAGATGATGTTGCTACGCGTCGTGATGAAACAAATGATAACATTAAATTTCGACATACGACTTTTAATATTGAAACCCAATAGGCTTTAATCTAAAAAcgtaaacttttaataaatttaataaatggcaTATAAATCTGAAaacatatttacttaaaaaattgatttgcttaattctttaaaaaaaattcccaatttTAATACAAGATGCTTAACAAACTAGACAACCCAGAAAAGTCCTTTGGCGTTTACGCCAAcgaacttttttcaaattgcattcataagaaatattattgaatttcaatGGGATTTTCACTAAAATAGCGAATGAGTTTCTTGAAGTGACTACCAAAGTTATTTACTTTGACTGCGCAATAGACAGAAACATTCTTAGGGAGTAGCTTCGTCGTTTATTGACAGCTAAAACGCAAATCGATCGATGATAATTCAGTtgaagtttttacaacctaataaaatttcaaagatttcatTGTACTATTTGTAACCACGATATTTGTATTCAGCAACCCAAAAAACATCGGTAACAAAACAGTACCGAAATGATCCTTAGATTTTTCCCTTATGCTTAGATTAccgaaattgaaaattattaatatttattttgatttaaaaaaaaaataaattcacttaCCCATTACGCCTAACTGTTGTGGTGACATATTCTCCAAAGTATTTTGCTGACTGCTGTCAGTGAATCCTTGTGGTATTGGTGTATTTGAATATTCGGATGCTAGCGATATACGATCACTAAGTTGCATGGCTGCACTATTTCGATACATTGCTGTCCTACGACCCGGACTATCACTTCTACGAGCCGATGTGTGTGACATAAGATCCGatagtaaaactaaaaaaaaaaattgtctagtTTTTATTACTGttccaagtaaaaataaattttaaatgaaaatcaaaaattacatctgatagaattaattgtttaaataccctgcTATACTAGGATATTAATGATTGAAGCCGTTTTCTATCTTTAACTATCAAAATTACAGTTCATCCTgtaaaaatcaattatcaaaTCATTGACACAGATTTGCCctttcatattttgaatatcgataaatttattcttttccGAAGAAAGTCTTTGGTAACAAAATTACACAatatatgcatttttaatttttttaccgactttaaacaaaaaaggagtaggttatcaattcgactgtatttgttttttttttatgtgttttacctcagaacttttgactgggtgaaccgattttgatgattctttatcgatttgaaagctgatgcttcccgtgtgatcccattcattattttttagtagAGTTCTGACATCGGCATCCATGACATAAAAGcattaaagtcttaaatttgcattaagtatgcacgacaagagaacgaatagctcaatatcacgccaaccgatttcgatgatgcTTTTTTTAGTGAGAAataagttagtgtacttcagattcactaataatcacaaaataaataaaaaaatttaacaaaaagaaaaccgacttcaaaagataaacttttccaaaacaaattaatattcactaaaaagtaaaaaaataacgataatataatgtagttaaaattattattatttttggagtcggtgtcagccaagctaatgtagcaaactgttctgtcagagttgtttcgttggctgacaccgactccaaaaatgacaataattttaactacattatattatcgttttttttttttactttttagtgcgtattaatttgttttggaaaagtttatcttttgaagtcggttttctttttgttaaaagtttttttattcattattttggtctgaagtcaaaattattacaagtttatttttgcattttatagctagtgtgctatggaatgtaaaaacttgacaaattaagaatttaaaagtgtcatgtattcaaatattttttaaaaaattgtaataattttgagtgtcaaccaaaataatgaacaaattaaaaatgctaattttgtcaagaaaatcggtatatgggtataaaaacaatattcttttagcaactttttttaaataattttttcgatatctctaccgcgaaacaaaatattaatgatcgaccctatttttcaatttgtaaaaggctgagtttaaagttcggATTTCGCTTAAGtgtcttaaaaaatgtatttcatcACCCTGTAGGACTGTATGACACAAACATTCAAAATGGTATTCCGGTATACCGGTATTcctttaaataaagaaaatatgggTGTTTTTTCTTCACTTTGAATGCGAAATGATGTATATAAAGTACATTGGTCAGAAAAATCCCACGAGCCGTTTAAGCAGAAGAAGAATAAGTGATATAAATGTTGACAAGCAACCGGACCAAGTTGGAGGAAATTGGAATTTCTTCAGCAGTTTTCTAAGactatcatatttttcaaatttaaaaaattatcctttCCCTTCTCGTTAACcattgttaaaaagaaaaaaatattatgaccaTCCGTTTCTAGTTTCAGTGTATGTCCACAGGGCAGAAAATGTCTTAGTCAGATATGTTTGGAAGAAGGGAATggtaaataaagcaaaaaatatttaactaaccTCTTCCAAGCTAGAAATGTGGAAAAAAATAGGCAATGAGGTGTATACCGTCTAAATCCTTGTGTTATCGTAATATCGTattcttatttatatataaaaatactttggtCAAAAAAATCTCACGAACGGTTTACACGGATAAAGTTTTAAGTGAGTCTTTAAAATGTTGATAAGCCATCAAGTTGAAAAGGGTCTAGAACAGTGAAATGTTGCCAATAaagaagaaattctttttttactgtatttttcAATAACCAGAGGTCAGGCAGTAAGCATCTATACATCCAGCTTGGTTCCACTGCCCAGACTAATAAGTTTCCACCAAAAATACAATAAGTGCAATGAATAACgaactaaaaaagtattttattttcacaggCTTTcatgtatgtaataaaaaataatattcctcAGTCAATAGAAGTAACAGAGATACTAACTAATTACACTGCAACTAAAATCGAACGGATCTATTTATCATTTGTTCATATACACTAGCTCAAGGTTGCAAGCGCAATTATATAAACTATTTAATAGGCCAACAATTGAATATACGTACACCTAAAGTTAAATTCATCTTGATTAACCGCAAttgaatcaatattaaaattacagagttccttttcgattttaattgttgaagtgaatttaaatttaaaacaatcattAATCAAAACTACGCATGTGCatacaattattaatgaaaaatacgcAAGCGTatgtaaagtttattttaaaaaatttcaaaaattcgtaCCTCCATTTGGACTGCGAATTCCGGAACCCCGAACTCTTTTTCCGCCAAGTTTTCGATATAAACCTTGATAAGCCGGACCACGCCGCCGACGTAAATATCGTGCAAGTAATGCAAAAATTGCTACGCCAGCAGTGAATGACCAAAACATAAACtgcaaatgtaaaattttggaGTACTTATTAAGATTTCCACTTAccgcaaaataaaaatttatctttaccttttgattttttgttaatataatacTAGGCATCGCAAATAGTTTACTAACACTGGGGAAAGTAGTGATAGTCGAAAATTTCGGTAATGGTTTAGATAGAGACATTtttctagtttattttttaaattacaagaattattattttattgaaacacaAGTACACAAATCACATAATATGAAAAACTTaggttatgtttttaaaataattatatacaaagggataataaaagttttaaggcattgaaaggaattttttatttgcaaaaaaatgtatcCCTATAATAAAACcgcaattcaaataaaattattatcatttgaattttttttataaattcatcatAAATTCACGAACGCCACTGACTTCTTAGTTCATATGTCAGTCAGTTTTGTTTACATTTCGGCAGCACCTGTCAATATAATCGAAACTTTTCATTCGTTATAAATatggatttaatttttcaaaattaatacaatggcaattattatattataaaatttattaatattcaaaatttacttAGTAATCTCAATTTTAAGTgaatatcaaaagaaaatacatttttcatattCGTGACATGCGCAGTGTTTAAAATCATGTTGTCAAACATAACCCAAATAAGCAGCTGATTTTCTGTGTACACTTATGGCTGTCATAATAAGATAAATTGCTTAAAAACTTGTCTTTAGCTTAGACAATATGACACCAACATTGTTTACAATCGACGATTTACCTgatgaaattttagaatttattctATCATATCTCCCGCCTTATAAAGATTTAGAAGAATGTATGAGTGTGAATAAACGATGGTATCGTAGTGTACAAAGTTAGTATATTAAAACAGACTTGCATGATTTCAcagttatttgtttataataattatattcatttcaaataattctaTTTAGATGTAATGCGAACAactaagaataatttaaatcgTGCCATATCtgattttaatatacaatgGAACAGTTTGCGTCCAGTCGAAATGGCACCAACAATAACAAAACGTTACTGCCACTCAGCTTGCGTTCATGGTAATTCAATGTACGTATTTGGAGGTTGTACGTCATCATCCACTACATTTAATGATCTCTGGCGATTAGATTTATCAAAACGACAATGGGTTCGACCACTCACAATGGGCACATATCCGTCCCCTAAGGCATGTGCAACTCTAGCCTGTTACAAAGATTCACTGATACTATTCGGGGGTTGGACTCATCCATCTCCATATCCTTTACATCAAGCATGGCGCCTATTTAACGAATTACATGTTTACAATATTACATCAAATCGATGGACTTGTATAAATAGTCCAAATCATCCACCCCCAATTGCTGGCCATTCAGTAACAATACATGGTAATCTGATGATCTTGTTTGGTGGATTGCAAAGAACAACAATACCTGGACAATATTCAACATCAAATGATTTATGGTGTTTGAATTTAGAAACATTTACGTGGTATAAACAGACAACATCGAATTTAAAACCGGTGCCACGATATGGCCATTCTCAAATCATTTTAGATGAAAAACATATTCTAATTATTGGTGGCTGCGGAGGTCCTAATAGTATGTATCACGATGTGTGGATATTGGAAATAAACGATCATATTTGGAATTGGAGTAAATTACCTGTTCGGAACAAAGAATGGGCTCCAACACAACTTTGGTGTAATCCGGCCTGCcaggtatttattattatctgtaAATTAAGGTATCTGCGCCCACGACTACATTGCGTAGTTTACGGAATCATagctcttaaaatataaaattcgttCCTAAATACAAGCCGTTTTACTGTTCATTTCGGTTTGTCTTTGtcattcttatatatttaacataAGTATGGCAAAACCTAGATGGGCAGCATAATTTCCTCTATTTAGGTACAGACTGATtagacaatatattttaaagtgaacAATGCTATTGACTTATTACTCTTACTCTTTTCGTCACTGTTTATTCGTGAAATCATGTCTACTAAAACTTGACCAACGAATagatttttgaagaaaattatacttaaatcggataatttattctttaattataaccACACTAGAAACAAACTGCCTTTTAAGACAGAAAGGTAGTCTCAAAgactgtattttaaattataaggaagaaaaaattcagttatcaaaaatttgaatcacaaaaaaaaactgaaaatttttataatttactcttaaaatgtctattgtaaataaatttttttctaaatcttcgAACCGTCCATAGTAGgcttttaaaaatctattttgcagttttctttgatttttttgagaagaataaatatttattttcttatttcctTAAAGTTTGAATGTTTTCACACTAAAACTTTTATCCTTCCCAGAgctttcacattttttaattaaaattatccgtcattgaaaatttcataaaactcaAGCTACAAGCACACGGTTAAATATTAAAGAATGTAAATTatttggaatataattttagattgGTAACAAAATAGTGGTTTTAAGTCGAAGTGCCGAATCGGTAGGGTGTACACCATCCTATTCAGCAAAATGGAATGTTCCTGCTCAATTGAGACCAAATGTTTGGGTTCCGCCTCCTCCTCAAGATATGCCTGATATACCTGTAAGACGTAATGAGCCAGTAATCCCGGATCGAGATGAAAATGTGAATGGTCGTCGTGGAAGATTTAATAATCGAGATAATGTACCCAGTTCGAGTAGTGATGAAGATATGGAACCTATTGCTGGACCTTCAGGGCTTAATAGAAGTGCTAAACCAGAATTGCAAAGAGgtaaaatttttgacttttttaatcttacatcaattttttttattttggaaatgatCAAGTATGTTAATTAGACTTAAAAAGTAGCATGTTGAATAGAATTAACAAGCAAAACCACAGCTGATAGTTTCAAAGGTTTCCtaagaaaaaaagcaaaataaataaatttgtcgatacattttttgaaatttacatgctttgaaacgaatagtggcatatacatattttggtaaaaagaattaatttgtCAATATGCAAACGTATAATCGCGATCTATACTAGACTCTACATGGAAAATAGAAAAGAGGAAAACAAACTTATATTGCAATTAAACTGAAAAAATGGAACTTTTAATTACAAGTGTAACTGAACTTAAGCCTTTACAAGTACAGTGGAACCTTCGAGTCTCAACCCTCAGTAAGTCGAAAAAATTTCCTTCCACAGAACTCCTAGACACGTGGTATCTCGAATTATTTAGACTTTATAACTGGAACAAAATGTTTTCCCCCTTCGGTATTGGTACATATTTGCAACTCGAATTTCAAAAAGTAGACTCTGTAAGACgtagttagtaaaatataatggcgtaatttgtttcaataaatatatacttgaaaATAGCACCCTTCTAAGTCcaaattttagcaattaaatcCTCTGTATCTCGAACTACTGGTTAAGTTGAAAACTCATTAACTCGAAATTAACTCGTGTTATCAAGGTTCCACTGTATATATAagagatattaataatatcgttaaatgaaacaaaCCATTGTTAATggtttaagaataaaaaattcgtgAGCAATGAAGCTCTAATACTAAGGTTATATGTGGTCATAGCAAATACAAACCGATAACGCAGAAGCAGCATCAACTAAACAAATTACCTCTCAGTAAGATTTAATCGAATTTCGCTAAGAAGCGAATTTTTTTCCCCTGACAATTCCCTCAAATCACTGAAACCAACCAAATAACCTCATTATACTTAAAGatacatatagatatatattttttagcgaatttccatagatgtcaaaaatggttatcgttaaaatttttatatacgtaTAAAATTCAGCACCGTTACGAGAGTACATagcgccggtggcaagtatttaggttgtGCCTTATATATATATCGCGATCAGCctatcgattttgatgaaaatttgtatactgATTGTATTTACCTTAAAGAGTCTGTACATTTAACtaataaactttctaaatttattcaaatggcAGAGTATCTtattaaagtattgatttctctcTACGTTTCCGAGCAAAACAAGGAACTCATTACTCTCCTAAATGATGCTGGGATATTTTGCATAAGAAACTGATTAACctacaaaatcgaaattttattgataataaataaagtaaataataaagagtaatacaaacaaaattgaattaaaattgtaattattattaatatattcgctgTTCAATAAAGGTGtcaaaaagtaccatattggcaattttgataaatcaagtatgtaatcctactaaattttggtcgtacttttcaaatttgtgttcaaaattaacctagctctaataggtttcaagaatttggagtcctgatcccgtaattaagcacataagtgatagctagcgaaaaattgacttcaaagttgaaaagatttacccaaaattaatgggtttcaaaaaaaattccactaagatcgaatcaaattaacctgtgttatcaaaaaaatcgaattttttaactttatgacgtcatcagaatgtaaaaaaatttaattttgctctatcatatccaaattttatccaattttaataaaccaagtatgtaatcctactaaatttgagtcatacttttcaaatttgtgaacaaaattaacctagctctaataggtttcaagaatgtggagtcctggtcccgtaattaagcacataagtgatagctagcgaaaaactaacatcatagctgaaaagaatgacctaaaattagtgggtttcaaaaaaaattccaataagatcggatcaaattagcctgtgttatcaaaaaaatcgaattttttaactttatgacgtcatcagaatccaaaaaatttaattttgctctatcatatccaaattttatccaattttaataaaccaagtatgtaatcctactaaatttaagtcatacttttcaaatttgtgaacaaaattaacctagctctaataggtttcaagaatgtggagtcctggtcccgtaattaagcacataagtgatagctagcgaaaaactaacatcatagctgaaaagaatgacctaaaattagtgggtttcaaaaaaaattccaataagatcggatcaaattagcctgtgttatcaaaaaaatcgaattttttaactttatgacgtcatcagaatccaaaaaatttaattttgctctatcatatccaaattttatccaattttaataaaccaagtatgtaatcctactaaatttgggtcatacttttcaaatttgtgatcaaaattaacctagctctaataggtttcaagaatgtggagtcctggtctcgtaattaagcacataagtgatagatagcgaaaaactgacatcacaagtatgtaatcctactaaatttgggtcatacttttcaaatttgaaattattcgaACATCGTTACAGATAGAGCAAAACTTTAAATTGTAACAATGTTTctcattaaaatactaaaaactaGTTCGAAGTTTTTGATTCATGTAATTCCAATAAGAGTGTTTTCGAATATAAGGTCTTCATACGAAAATGCTTTTTATTGGCTCAACACATAGCTTCTTGAGCCAAGActtgattaattaaatacaatactTATTACGGTTTaggtgttaaaatattttcaaaaaaaattcaaccttCAAATTTTCTCTAAACTTACATGACCTTGGCATAACCCccacaaaataaaagaaataacatCTTGTTGAGGATTATTCTGAGAGGAGGTGGGTAAACCAACTTATTCCACGCACTGATGCCTCTATGCTTCTAACAAAATTA
This genomic interval from Chrysoperla carnea chromosome 1, inChrCarn1.1, whole genome shotgun sequence contains the following:
- the LOC123303389 gene encoding F-box only protein 42, which produces MTPTLFTIDDLPDEILEFILSYLPPYKDLEECMSVNKRWYRSVQNVMRTTKNNLNRAISDFNIQWNSLRPVEMAPTITKRYCHSACVHGNSMYVFGGCTSSSTTFNDLWRLDLSKRQWVRPLTMGTYPSPKACATLACYKDSLILFGGWTHPSPYPLHQAWRLFNELHVYNITSNRWTCINSPNHPPPIAGHSVTIHGNLMILFGGLQRTTIPGQYSTSNDLWCLNLETFTWYKQTTSNLKPVPRYGHSQIILDEKHILIIGGCGGPNSMYHDVWILEINDHIWNWSKLPVRNKEWAPTQLWCNPACQIGNKIVVLSRSAESVGCTPSYSAKWNVPAQLRPNVWVPPPPQDMPDIPVRRNEPVIPDRDENVNGRRGRFNNRDNVPSSSSDEDMEPIAGPSGLNRSAKPELQREPLSPPQKLKIPRTYDSPLNLAAFLPTVERRNRERQLALLRKMEKRLALLRKMEENPEQEKKDKSDTQNDQPSKPKKQRKHVLGMYVLDISQALADDPYATWLPWKSTELSSYGPEETILYTLVPGKGELIMFGGIQKDGNVLNCLNCLSNCISNVSNQVSNSLHFITAPRMQI